TTCACCATGAGAATGGAAATAACAATTTcgcattgtttttcttttttttttttctctttttttttttgtaccaggcagttaaaaaaaaaacaccccaaaaaaagaaaacacaaaaaaccccaaacaaccaaacaaaaaagctttGAGCTGTGTCCTTTCATATGGAGTCAACACGACCCTCctcaaatatcatttttttttgtttgtttgtttcctgaaaCGCGAGAATTCAGCAGGTATCTTTGGCAACACTTTATCACGACcttaatttaaagaataaaaataaaatcgaTTCACGTCTATATACAGTATGTGATTGCGCGGAGTCTGGGGAGggcggggctgggctgggggggTCCCGGCTCTGGGCCCATGCAGAGGCTGTGGCCCCCAGGACGGGCGGGTAGTTAAGGCAAAGTGGGCGGGCAGGACAGGCGAAGCTGAGTGCGGAGCTAGGAACGAGGGTTTAGTGCAATCCCCGAGGTCTGTGTAAGTGTCGCGGTGGGCCGCAGCCCTTGTTCCTACGGAAGTCCCAGAGGGCTCCACCCCCCAAGTCCGGTCGCCCCCACTGGCTAGGACGACAGCTGTGATTTTAGAGTTGGTTTTATTGCGAGGGGGTGCATGGATAGGGGAAGGTGGAAAGAGGGCTCACCCCTCAGGGGGCCTCtctgggagctggggaggggtGTCCCTGGCCTGGGTGTTCAAGCTCCCCGCTCAGCCACGACAGATGGTTTTCTCTCCAGAACAGCTCGCCCTGTGACACTGGGGTGTGAACGCAGCCGGGGTGCTGTCACCCAGCCCCAGGGGAGAGGGGGGATCCTGAGACATTTGGAGGGGGCTGACAGGCTTAAGGgggggtgggaagggaagggaaccaAAACCATCCTGTAGAAACAATATGAAAATTGCCTTCTTAAAAAGCTTCCCtttaacaatgaaagaaaaagagacgaGAAGATGTGTGTGTCACAGAGAAGGGGGTATGGGGGGGTCGGGGGCAGGGAGACACCCCCCCGCCGGTTGGGCATTGACAAGAAGTCTCAGTGCAGCAGAGCGTCTATTTTCGGGGTCCCATGCTAGCATTGCATATGCAAACGGGGTGAGGGCGTCCTGGCATCTGGCGACATAGTCTCCCCAACCCCGGCCCCTGTCCGTGGCCTGTGGCTCGGTCAACACCGGGCCTTGTGGGAGCCAGAGGTTGGGGGGAGGCAGGTCCCAGTCCCCCTGGATTACAGTCAGTGCCTTTGAGTAAAAAGAGGGGtgcctggggtggggagaggggcggTGGTTCTAAGGCCCTGGAGGTGGGGGGCCCCTGTCACCCACCTCAGCAGGGTAGGCGCATCCAAGGTCCAGCTCCTTGGTGGCCATGCGGGAGGGACAGGCGTGTTGGGGGATTGGGGGGTGCCGGATGGGGATCGGGGTGCTCCGGCTGGAAGGCCCATCCCTGAGctagggaggaggaaggagagacccCGTGGACAGAAGCGGGCGCTAAGACCTCTTCACGTCAGAACCAAAAAAGGGGACAGAAAGGGGGAGCGGGGGGAACACAGCACGAACACCCCACAGTCCTGCCTTCGAGGCTGACGTCTGGGGGTGAAGCACAAACACCTCGGGGCGTCTCCCAGGTCCCCTGCGATGGCTTCCTCCTGAACCCCCCTTCTCGCTTTTTGGGGAACAGAAGTGGATTCTACGTttgtggtgggtttttttttttattattttgtacaaAAATAAATCGACTTTTAGGAATTTCTTctgctctcgctctctctctcgctctctctctcgctcgctttttttttttttttttgtcttttcaacttTTCATAGAAGTTGGTTGTAACttgtaaacatgtttttaaattaagaattaagATAAAGTGTAGTACCCGTTCCGTTACAAAGTGCCAAGACTTCTAATGTGGttggttgcctttttttttttccttcctttcattttgtaaaaccttttttttttctagtttgttttattgcttttgtgACATTGGAATTTGtggattttctctctctccccccatccCTGCCATCACCAGACCCTGGGGTTCCTCTGATCGTGACTCTGTTTATCCCACACTGTTGCCTGCTCCTCTGAGGaaaagtatattatttatatatatatatatatctatatataaattttgtttttaaggaggaaagagaaaaaaaaatctaaaaagtgctttaaaaatttgGGAGAGGGGGCTCGGGGGAGAGGACGAAGACAGAAGTTTTGAATCTCCAAACGTGGGGGTCTAGGTGGAccgggcgggggtgggggggcgccCTGAGGGGTGGTCCCTGGGGGTCCCGCCGGTTGTAAGTGCCGTGAAGGAAGGCGGCAGGAGCACCCCCAGGAGCCATCCTGGCGCCCCACCGGGAACCCCAGTCCGATCTCCTTTCTCCAGGCCTAGAAATAAATAGGTTTGTGTCTCAGTGGCCAGGAGACGTGGGGTGGGCGACGGGGGGAGGCCGCAGGCAGGGTTGGAGGCGGGGAGGCCACtggggagatggagagggagacCCCTCCCTTAGTAAGTGCCCTGAGGAAGGAGGGTGCGGGTCGGGGGACGGGGGCCCATTTTAACGTCCGCTCAGAGCAGACAGAAATCATTTAAGGTCTTGTCTGAAAGACTCATAGAAACCAGCGAGGGGAGGAAATTAAAAGCCCACCCCAGTCCCCCCCCAGCGCCCCCACGTCTACCCTCCCCCCAGCCCAGGGCCTCGGATCGGGCCCCAGGCCCCATGCCGGGTGCCCAGGGGGCTGTGCGGGGTCTCGGATTCCTTGTGTCctacaaaaaaccccaaaccaagCCCCGAAACCCAGcgatggggtggtggggggaaggggagccAGGGAGGGCCGGGGCCCCTGCGGAGGGAGAAAAACGTCAGAAAGGAGGGAAATCTGAGAAAGCGCTACCCTAGATTCTGTGACgcgtcatatatatatatctgtatatatatatatagatatagatatctgtatatagatagattttctttttttgtgtttttgggggggtggtgggtgattttttttctctctctctgtctctctctttctcgggtttctgttttctctttttggtttttaGGCGAGTCCGGCTGTGAAGTTACCGTCGGTGGCGGCCCCGGGGCCACCTCCGCTGTCACCTCCTCCACCGGCGCCCGCTACATTCAACCGGCCCAAGCCGTCGGGGCTGGCCACGTCCTCGTCCTCGTCCTCGTCCTTAAAGTGCTTCTCCTGGCCGTTGCGCCGGGCGTCGGGGGAGCTGGGCTGGGCGGGGGCGCCGGGGGTCGCGGTGGCCCCCGGGCTGGGGTCGGGCGCCCCGCCCCGGACGCGGGGCTTGCGGCCGCGGCGCGAGGGGACGCCGTTGCAGCCGTCTTTCTTGAGGTGTCTGTGCAGGTGGTCGGAGCGGACGAAGGTCTTGCAGCAGCTGTCGCACTGGTAGGGGCGCAGGCCCGTGTGCACGCGCATGTGGTTCTTCAGGTCGTAGTTGTGGGCAAAGGCGGCGCCGCACTGCTGGCACAGGTACGGCTTCTCGCCCGTGTGCTTCCGCATGTGCACCTTCAGCTTGTCCTGCCTGTGGACGGGGCACGGGGCGGGCACGGTCAGTGGGGCCGGGGACCCCCGATCCCCGCCCAGGGACCCTCACGGACACGGCAGGCCCTGGATCATCACCCTTGCAGAACACGGACCGTGCACCAGAGGTTTCGGTGCCCCGATGGGGACGGTCCCTCGAAAAACGAGACGAGTGGGGGCGATTTCGCATTCTGAACATCTAAAGAGGGCCTCGGACCCTGagtgctgtgtggccttgggaaaacGCTATGCCTCTCTGAACCccgtttcctttccttttttaactttttaagagacaaagtctaggccaggcgcggaggctcaggcctgaaatcccagcactttgggaggccgaggcgggcggatcacttgaggccaggagttcgagaccagcctgatcgacacggtgaaaccctgtctctactaaaaaaacaaaaaacaaaaaaacaaaaaacaaaaatcagccgggcatggtagcaggcgcccgTAATGCCAGCtattaggaaggctgaggcaggaggatcacttgtatctgggaggtggaggttgcagtgaaactccgtctcaaaaaaaaaaatttcactttttaagagcgaaactccgtctcaaaaaacaaatctgccaggcgtggtggcgcaggcctataatcccagctacttgggaggtggaggttgcagtgagcccagatcacgccactgccctccaacctcggtgacagaatgagactgtctccaaaaaaaaaaaaaaagagaggcagggtctggctttgtcccccaggctggagggcagtggcgtgatcacggttccctgcagcctcgaactcctgggctcaagccatcgtcctgcctcatcctccagagtagcacacgcaccaccacaccctatTAAATAGCTATtaaactatatgtgtgtgtgtgtgtgtgtgtatatatatatatatatatatatatatatatatatatatatgtaagtttgAGAGATGGGGGTTGAGCTACGTtacccaggctaatctcaaactcctgggctcaagtgatcctcttgcctcggcctctcaaagctctaggattacaggtgtgagccactgcgcccgccatGAACCCCTTTCCCTACCACAGAAGGAGACAGTGGGCTTCTGCCACTCCATCCTGCCCCTACCCCTGGGGTAGGATGAGGCCAGCCAGTGCCTGGTGCCTTCATTCATGCCACAGACCTTTGCCGAGCGCCCGCTGAGGGCCAGGCCCTGTTCCAGGTGCTGAAAATACCGCAAGGAACAAGACAGGCAAACATCCCTGCCCTCTCGAGGCTGGCGGCGGCCGAGGTGTTTGGTGACAGATAGGGTGACCAACTGTtctggttttagcactgaaagtcctgcATCCTGGGAAACCCCTCTGTCCGGGACAAAGTGGGGCAGTTGGTCACCCTAGTAACCAAGTCCCCACCCCACGACACCCAGGACTGCCCACTCTCCCCTCACTTCAGCGTCACTCCCCTATCTGGGCTCCACCCTGACGTGCAAAGGTGCAAAGCACAAGCTACGCTggggcctttgcatgtgctgcTCCCGCAGTCCGGggtactttcttttttcctcctggaTCTTCACAGTCAAATTTgggctcaaatgtcacctccttccccagccctgtcTCCATCCTCCTGTCATCACCACCTGActcttctattgtttttttttctgagaccgagtctcgctctatctTCCAGGCTTGAGCGCAGTGGTgtggtctccgctcactgcaacttccgtctcccgggttcaagcaattcttctgcctcagcctcccaagtagctgggattacaggccctctgccaccacacctggctcatttttgtatttttagtagagacggggtttcaccatgttggccgggctggtctcggactcctgacctcaggtgatccacccgcctcggcctccccaaacgctgggattacaggcgtgcgccaccacacctggctgatttttgtatttttaatggagacagggttttcaccatgttggctgggctggtcttgaactcctgacctcaagtgatccgcctgcctcggcctcccaaagtgctgggattacaggcgtgagccaccgcgcccggccggtctCTCTTGTTTCTGTTGATTTCCTTGTTTCTCCTCTGTCTCCCTGATTGGATTGTGAGCCCCGAGAAGGCAGGGGTTGGGTGTGACTTGAGGGCCCCTCCCTGCCTGTCTCGCCCCATGGGGGCAGCGTGGACCCAGCTTAGCCTGGAGCCTCTAGCCTACAAAGCCGGTCACCATATCAGTGGGGTGCCTGTGGCCTAGGTGGCTCCTGAACCCTTGGAATGTGGCCACTCTGAACTGATGTGCGCTGGAAGTGCAAAAGGTACCCCAGCTTTTGAAGACTTGATATGCAAAAGGTGATGTAAAATGGCTCAATGAGGATCGTGCACATTGACTACACATGGAAATGCATCTACTGGGTTAGGTAAAATGTTTCAAGTCACTTTCACCAACTCTCTTTGACTTTTTTTGAACGGGGCtgtcagaaaatgtaaaaatatgtaagtggcttgctggccgggcatggtggctcacacctgtaaccccagcgctttgggaggctaaggcgggcagatcacctgaggtcaggagttcgagaccagcctggccaacgtggtgaaaccccgtctctactaaaaatacaaaaattagccggcatggtggtgggcgcctataatcccagctacttgggaagctgaggcaggagaatcgcttgaacctgggaggtggaggttgcagtgagctgagatcgtgccactgcactccagcctgggcgacagagcaagactcgtctcaaaaaaaaaaaaaaaaaaaaaaaaaaaagtaggtgtcTTGCCTATTCCCATTGAGTGATGCCAATCTATAGTAATAAAGTGTACTCCTTCCTGGGATCCggagggcaggagggagcccTGGGTCTCAAGAGCCCTGGCTAGAACCTGACCTACTCCTTGCTGCTGCCTGTTGTGCCCCACATCTGAGCCACCTCGGGTTTCTTCCTTCTCACACTCAATAGACTGAAGACTTCTTTAGTGTGGGGActggcaaactcctactcatccctCAAAGCCCTACCTTGAATGCCCCTCTACCTTTCCTAATTCCCAAAGACCTGGCTCCCCTCTGGGTTCCTCCAGCCCTAAGTCCCTCCCTCTGGCACCAGCTACAGAGCTGGTGTCCCTAACTTTAACCCCTCCTTGGCTCTGTTGCCCTGAGGGTCAAGGCCTGGCCCTTGGCAACCAGACCCCTACCTTATCTCTAGCCTTGCTGCCCCACTGAAGCCAACAGAACGTGGTAACTTGCTAACAGAACCCTGGCCTAACCAGGTCTGTTACCAGCCTCCAGGCCTCTGGTTTACTGATCACCTTCTGCAAAGCCCACGGCAAGGTCTCCGGGCTGCCTTGCCCAGATCTGGCACAGGGCCGGGGTCACAGAGGGGATGGCAGCCACTAGGTTTTTCTAGAACCGTGCAGAGACTCCCCAGATGAGCCtgggaggcccagagagaggaagggacttGCCTGGAGCTGCACAGCAGGCCAGAGGGCCACGCAGAGGCGGGGTGGGGGCGGAGGTATCCCTAGTTTCATCACCCCGAGCCCCAGCCTGGGTAATTATAGCCCCGGCCACCACAGGCCCCACTTACTCAACGCCCTGCTGTGACTCAGAGGGGCCTCGGGCTCCCAggcttttggagggtggaggtgcTGGTGTCCTGGGGAGGGGGGACCAGAGCACGGGGTGGGGGAAAAGAGGAAGCAGGTGGGTCTAAattggggtgggaggaagaggtCTCCACAATTgtccctctctaagcctcagtttctctgactGAGGGGATCAGCCCCGGGTCGGGTGGGATAGCCAGCAGTGCCCGAGTCAGAATGAAACCGGGCCTGTGGCCTGCGGCCAGGGAGGCAGGGTGGGGGTCACCACCTTCGCTCAGCCTGGTCCCCTCTGCAGACCCCAGTTCTCTGCACCCCACCAAGCTGCTCTTCCTGAGCTCAGAGACGAACCCACAGTGACCCCTGCCTGGAGGAAGAGGAGCCCCCCAAGACCTCCAGTACCCCAACCTCACCAAGGAGGGACAAACCACCAGCTAcactgcctgcctcccaaagtgcccttTGCCCCCTGCCTGGCACTCCTGGGCGCCGGAGTCCAGGCCGCACCTTCCTCTCCTGGCCTGCTGGGGAGGGGGCCGGGGTGCTGGGGAGGGGTCAGTCCCAGTTCCTGTCCCCACGGGGTGGGGTTGGGAAGCTGGGACAATGGCCTCTTTCTTCAGCCTCGGTGGGCGTGGCTGGGGGAACCCCAGGGCgggcggggggcagggggtggtgctGAGTCACCCAGCCTGGCCAGGTCCCTGCCtgccagccccctgcccccaccgCTACAGCCCGCCCCGGATCTACGAGGCCCAGCCAGCCACCTCTGGACTCCTGAGACCGAATTGCAAACTGCCCGggcctggccttgaactcctgctgTTTAGGGACCAAGTCCTGTGGCTCCCAGGGGGGCACAGTGATCTCTCAAGCTGAGCTggcctcagggcctctgcactggctgttccctctgcctggaacgcCCTTTCCCACAGCTGCTCCTCCCCTCCTTCAGGTTCCGGCAAGGCCTGTCCCCGGCGCCTAGAACAGGCCTGGCACCAGCAGACGCTTCATAAATGTTGGCTGATTGAAGCAAATGACCCAGGCTCACGGGAAACTCAGAAGCCGCTCCACGGCCTGGGCTGTCCCTCCCTAAGCCTGAGGGCCTGTCACCCTCTcccaaagcagaaaaagaaaaaaatccaaaagtgcAGAAGAGAAGAACCAGCCCTCCAGGAAGGAAGAACGACTGTGCCTTCCCGCCCACCTCCCGCAGCTCAACCCTGTCCGGCACGCTTTGCATATGATGTGGCTGTCATCTTATGTCTGGCCTGTGCTGTCACCCACCGGGATGTCCACCCACAAGGGCAGGGCCTGGTCTAGGCTGTTCTTAACAGCCACGTGGGTCAGGGAAGCGTTCGTTGGCTTTGGGCCCAAGAGGTGGGGTGTGTCtgtttgcgtgtgtgtgcatatatgtgtgtctgtgggtgcatgtttgcatgcatgtgcatgtatgtgtgcgcATGTacgtgtctgtgtgcatgtgcctgcATGCATGTCTGGGGGTGCGTGTGCATCTGTGTGCGTGCctgggtgtgcgtgtgtgcgtgcgtgcgtgcgtgcatgtgtatgtgatgtgtatgtggtgtgcgtgtgtgtgcgcgcatgtcggtgtgcgtgtgtgtgcgtgcatgtgtatgtgatgtgtatgtggtgtgcatctgtgtctgcatgtgtctgtgtagcatgtctgtatgtgtatgtggtgtgcgtgtgcgtgtgtgcgtctgtgtgtgtgcatgtgtacgtgGCATACgcgtctgtgcatgtgtgtgcatgtgcgtatATATGTGCAAgtgcgtgtatgtgtgtctgcgtgtgtgtggatgtgtagGTGACGTGCATGTGTCTGTGCGTGTACGTGTCTGTGTGCACGTGCGTGTATGTGTGCGTCtgcgtgcatgtgtgcgtgcgGTGCAGGGAGAGAGGCGGGAGGGGTCGTGAGCGGCGGATGCTGGGGCAGAGAGCAGGACGGCGCCTCCCCCGCGGCGGGCAGCTCACCTGGTGAAGCGGACCTTGCAGATGTTGCACTCGTAGGGCTTCTCGCCCGTGTGGGTGCGGATGTGTCGCGGCAGCTTGCCGGCGCCCTGGATGACCTTCTCGCAGATGGGGCACTTCTGGAAGGCCTTGGCTCGGATCTTCTTCTCCACCTTCTGCGACCAGGCCGGGTAGACGTCGCCGTCGTGGGCGCCGCTGAAGTACTTCAGGTAGTAGTCCATGACGCCCTTGTCGTCGGCCCGCGACTCCTCGTCGCTGTCCCCCGCCGCGGCCCCCGCCCGGCCCACCGATGACATCATCTGCTGCAGCAGCGTGCTGGCCGCCAGCCCGTCCACGTCGGGCCCGTCCCCGTCCTCGCCCTCGGCCGCTCCCGACAGGAAGCCCGGAGAGTCGCCCGGCTCGGGGGCCGCCTCCGACAGCGAGGCGGCCTCCTCCTCTCCGCCGCGGCCGTAGTGGCCGTTCTGCGTGGCGGCCGGCGGGGCCACCGGCGGCGGAAAGAGACCCCCGGTGGGGGCGTCCTCATCCCGCTCTGGCCACAGACCCGGGTTGCTGTCGCCCTCGTCCCCGTCCCCCGTCGGGGGCCGCTCGGCCGGGGGGCCCGGCCCATAGAAGTCTAAGCCGTTGCAGTCGCCCGCGGCCACGGCGGCCACAGCGGCGGCCACGGCCTCCTTGGTGGCATCCAGGTCATCATCGGACGCCCCAAAGGCGGACCACGGGAAGctggcagcggcggcggcggccgcggggGGCAGGCTGTTCATGGGGTTGCTCTGGAAGAACTCGAGGTACTCCTTGGCGCGGAGGAGGTTGCGCTGATCAATTTGATCTACAAGGTCCAGCTGCCCGGCGTCGGCGCCCGCGTCGGCCGCCAGGATCTGCCGGTCCAGGAGGTCGGCGCACACGTGGCTCACGGCGGGGATCTCCAGCAGGCGGGCGGCGCTGAGGATGTCACCCACGTTGGCTGTGCTGACGGTGAGCGTGGCCGTGTAGGCGAAGTCCATGAGCGCGGTGAGCGCCTCGGCGCTGACGAAGTCGATCTCGTACACGTTCTGCTGGTCCACCACGGCGCCCGACGTGAACAGCTTCTTGAAGTACTGGCTGCAGGCGGCCAGCACCGAGCGGTGCGTGGGGAACTCGCGGCCCTCCACCAGGATCACCACGTCGCACAGCAGGCCCTGCGTCCGCTGCTCGTTCAGCCCACTCAGGATGTCGCTGCTGTGGTCGGGGAACGGGATCCCGATGGGGCCGTCCACGCCGCCGGCCATCTTCCGCGCCGAGACCTGCAGCAGTGGGGAAGGAGAGGGCGCTCGTGAGTGGGGGTGCGGGGGTTCCTGTGCCCACTGACAAGGGCCCGAGGCCCTTGAGAAGCAGCGTTCCACCCTGCTCCCCCAGCCTCACATTCCCACCTGCACGTGAAGGCGGTCAGATGTCGCGCCTTTCCAGCCCCAGCTTCCCCAGCTGTGCACCAAAGCGATACAtgccctgcctccagcctcttttcttttttgtgtgtctttaatACAGAGACAGgctatcaccatgttggccaggctggtctcaaacccctggcctcggcctggcgcggtggctcacgcctgtaatcccagcactttgggaggccgagacaggcagatcatgaggtcaggggatggagaccatcctggctaacacagtgaaaccccgtctctactaaaaaatacaaaaaattagccgggcgtgttggcgggggcctgtagttccagctactcgggaggctgaggcaggagaatggcatgaacccaggaggcagagcttgcagtgagctgagatcacgccactgcactccagcctgggcaacagagcaagactccatctcaaaaaaacaaaacaaatcaaaaaaccctggcctcaaatgatccaaccgcccctgcctcccaaggtgctaagattacaggcatgaaccacggcaCCCGGCCAAGACTGTTTTCCATCTGTGCATGAGGATAGCCAGATGTCCCGGctccccagcctcagtttccccagctgttcCCAAGTGCAGTCAAATGTCCTATCctctagcctcagtttccccagctgtgcATGAGAATGGTCAGATGTCCTGCCTCCCCCAGCCTGTTTCCCCAGCTGTACACAAAAGCAATCAGACGTCATgtccccagcctcagtttccccagctgtacAGGAAGGCAATCAGGTGTCCCACTCCCAACCTGTTTCCCATCTGTACACAAGGGCGGCCAGCTGTCCTGCCcccagcctcaatttccccagcTGTGCATGAGGACAGTCAGGTTTCCTGCCCCCcatcagcctcagtttccctagctGTGCCCAAGAGCAGTCAGATGCCCTGTTCTGTCTCATCAGCGTGAGATGAGGCTGGCAAAACCCACACTGGACGCTTAAATTTCACAAGCACACTGGCACCACCCCTCCGAGGAGGGCCCCCGGGAATGCCTGTTGAAAGGGCACTTTGAGGCCCGGCtcggtgctcacgcctgtaattctagcattttggggaggctgaggtgggcagatcacttgaggtcaggagttcaagaccagcgaccagcctggccaacatggtgaaaccctgtctctactaaaaatacaaaaattaggctgggtgtggtggctcacacctgtaatcccagcactttgggaggccgaggcgggcagatcaccaggtcaggagatcgagaccatcctggctgacacagtgaaactctgtctctactaaaaatacaaaaatagatgggcgtgatggcacgtgcctgtaatcccagctactcgggaggctgaggcgggagaatcgcttgaacctggggggtggaggttgcagtgagccgagattgcaccactgcactcctgcctgggccacagagcgagactccgtcttaaaaaaaaaaatcagccaggcgtggtggcgcgtgcctgtaatcccagctactcaggacgctgaggcagaagaatcgcttgaacccgggaggcgaaggttgtggtgaaccTGGATGgagccaccgtactccagcctgggcaacacagcgagactcggtctgaaaaaaaaaaaaaaagaaaaagaaaaagaaaaaaaaaaagggctgggcactgtggctcacatctataatcccagcactttgggaagccaaggcaggcggatcacctaaggtctggagttcaagaccagcctgaccaacatggtgaaatctcgtctctactaaaaatacaaaattagccaggtgtggtggcgcgtgcctgtaatcccagctactcgggaggctgaggcaggagaatcgcttgaacccgggaggcgggggttgcggtgagattgcgccattgtactccagcctgggcaacaagagcgaaactccgtgttggaaaaataaataaataaggaaagggCACTCTGAGGCGCTACAGGAGGACGCAGTAGCTCGAGAGAAGTGCCCTGATCTGAGCCATTTTCCTGTTGATCTGAGCACGGGCTTCGGCCGATACAGAGGGGAGGCCACGCAGTGACCTTTACAAAACACCTACtatggccagacgcggtggctcacgccggtaatcccagcactttgagaggccaaggtgggtggatcatgaggtcaagagattgagaccatcctgggcaacatggtgaaaccccatttctaacaaaaaattagctgggcctggtggcgcgggcctatagtcccagctactcgggaggctgaggcaggagaatcacttgaaccaggaggtggaggctgcagtgagccacctagatcacgccacagcactccagtctggtgacagagcgagactcgtctccaaaaaaaaaaaaaaaaacaataacaacaacacatAACACCTACTTCCCGCCAGTTCCACCCGAACCCCACCGGCAGCACCCACTCCGTCGTGAGCTGAGGCCACTTGCCCGAGGCCCCACCATGAGGA
The DNA window shown above is from Homo sapiens chromosome 19, GRCh38.p14 Primary Assembly and carries:
- the ZBTB7A gene encoding zinc finger and BTB domain-containing protein 7A, which codes for MAGGVDGPIGIPFPDHSSDILSGLNEQRTQGLLCDVVILVEGREFPTHRSVLAACSQYFKKLFTSGAVVDQQNVYEIDFVSAEALTALMDFAYTATLTVSTANVGDILSAARLLEIPAVSHVCADLLDRQILAADAGADAGQLDLVDQIDQRNLLRAKEYLEFFQSNPMNSLPPAAAAAAASFPWSAFGASDDDLDATKEAVAAAVAAVAAGDCNGLDFYGPGPPAERPPTGDGDEGDSNPGLWPERDEDAPTGGLFPPPVAPPAATQNGHYGRGGEEEAASLSEAAPEPGDSPGFLSGAAEGEDGDGPDVDGLAASTLLQQMMSSVGRAGAAAGDSDEESRADDKGVMDYYLKYFSGAHDGDVYPAWSQKVEKKIRAKAFQKCPICEKVIQGAGKLPRHIRTHTGEKPYECNICKVRFTRQDKLKVHMRKHTGEKPYLCQQCGAAFAHNYDLKNHMRVHTGLRPYQCDSCCKTFVRSDHLHRHLKKDGCNGVPSRRGRKPRVRGGAPDPSPGATATPGAPAQPSSPDARRNGQEKHFKDEDEDEDVASPDGLGRLNVAGAGGGGDSGGGPGAATDGNFTAGLA
- the ZBTB7A gene encoding zinc finger and BTB domain-containing protein 7A isoform X1, whose amino-acid sequence is MVIACLCIKDTQKRKEAGGRACIALVHSWGSWGWKGATSDRLHVQVSARKMAGGVDGPIGIPFPDHSSDILSGLNEQRTQGLLCDVVILVEGREFPTHRSVLAACSQYFKKLFTSGAVVDQQNVYEIDFVSAEALTALMDFAYTATLTVSTANVGDILSAARLLEIPAVSHVCADLLDRQILAADAGADAGQLDLVDQIDQRNLLRAKEYLEFFQSNPMNSLPPAAAAAAASFPWSAFGASDDDLDATKEAVAAAVAAVAAGDCNGLDFYGPGPPAERPPTGDGDEGDSNPGLWPERDEDAPTGGLFPPPVAPPAATQNGHYGRGGEEEAASLSEAAPEPGDSPGFLSGAAEGEDGDGPDVDGLAASTLLQQMMSSVGRAGAAAGDSDEESRADDKGVMDYYLKYFSGAHDGDVYPAWSQKVEKKIRAKAFQKCPICEKVIQGAGKLPRHIRTHTGEKPYECNICKVRFTRQDKLKVHMRKHTGEKPYLCQQCGAAFAHNYDLKNHMRVHTGLRPYQCDSCCKTFVRSDHLHRHLKKDGCNGVPSRRGRKPRVRGGAPDPSPGATATPGAPAQPSSPDARRNGQEKHFKDEDEDEDVASPDGLGRLNVAGAGGGGDSGGGPGAATDGNFTAGLA